From a region of the Candida albicans SC5314 chromosome 1, complete sequence genome:
- the MUP1 gene encoding Mup1p (Putative high affinity methionine permease; alkaline upregulated by Rim101; Spider biofilm induced), whose amino-acid sequence MGFTDLYKPSESPEKRSDTNTDNLSEYSTDHEIEAGVQLDQNVKQIGIISATFLIINRCIGAGIFATGSTIYTLSGSVGTSLILWVAGTLIAFAGLLVYMEFGSVLTRNGSEVVYLQHIYKSPRFLVISSYAVYALTMPWTAGNSVVTGEYILTAAGKEVTQWNSRGIALAVVTFAFLINAINAKAGLFMANTLGSFKIVIILFIIITGWVGLGNGIKTGHFEPTHNFHNAFEGQTPTGYGICVALYNVIWSFVGYSNASYALGEVKNPMKVLKVSAPLALLGIAIAYMLVNIAYYAVVPVDVIAASKRILVADFFYYAFGSKASKAAAVFVALSAWGNVMSVIFSQGRIITQLGRSGVIPFSRFFGSSKPFNTPFTGLLEHWIIGVIFICAVPPGDSYNFILNLVSYPLNVINTLLGAGLVWIYIRKYQGKYEWNPKIKATFPVAVFFFLSSLYLVAAPYIPPSEGQSVYEKLPYWLHAVVTWGVFGLGGIYWVIWTQLLPRFGGYKLVEKEVLGEDGFWRNKIYKVSKDSTEEEIQQQVEAAVEAEGNKLK is encoded by the coding sequence ATGGGTTTTACTGATTTATATAAACCTCTGGAAAGTCCCGAGAAGAGGTCAGACACCAACACCGATAATTTGAGTGAATATTCCACTGATCATGAAATAGAAGCTGGTGTTCAATTGGATCAAAATGTCAAACAAATTGGCATAATTTCAGCCACTTTTCTTATTATCAACAGATGTATTGGTGCTGGTATTTTTGCTACTGGTTCCACAATTTATACTTTGTCAGGTAGTGTTGGAAcatcattgattttatGGGTTGCCGGTACTTTAATTGCCTTTGCCGGATTATTAGTTTATATGGAATTTGGGTCTGTTTTAACTAGAAATGGGTCCGAAGTCGTTTATCTTCAACATATTTACAAAAGCCCAAGATTCTTGGTTATTTCATCATATGCAGTGTATGCCCTCACTATGCCTTGGACTGCTGGTAATAGTGTAGTCACTGGAGAATATATTTTAACCGCCGCTGGAAAAGAAGTCACACAATGGAATTCAAGAGGTATTGCCTTGGCTGTTGTCACCTTTGCCTTCTTAATCAATGCTATCAATGCCAAGGCAGGGTTGTTTATGGCAAACACTTTGGGTTCATTCAAAATTGTcattattttattcattattattactggATGGGTCGGTCTTGGTAACGGTATCAAGACTGGTCATTTTGAACCAACTCATAATTTCCACAACGCCTTTGAAGGTCAAACACCAACTGGCTATGGTATCTGTGTTGCCTTGTATAACGTCATTTGGAGTTTTGTTGGATACAGTAATGCGCTGTATGCTTTGGGTGAAGTTAAAAACCCAATGAAGGTGCTTAAAGTATCAGCACCACTTGCACTTTTAGGTATAGCCATTGCCTATATGTTGGTTAATATTGCTTACTATGCCGTTGTCCCAGTTGACGTTATTGCTGCTAGTAAAAGAATTTTGGTAGCAGACTTTTTCTATTATGCATTTGGTTCTAAAGCCAGTAAAGCTGCTGCCGTTTTCGTTGCTTTATCTGCTTGGGGTAATGTTATGTCAGTTATTTTCTCACAAGGTAGAATCATCACCCAACTTGGTCGTTCTGGTGTCATTCCATTTTCTCGTTTCTTTGGAAGTAGTAAACCTTTCAACACTCCATTCACCGGTTTACTTGAACATTGGATAATTGGAGTCATTTTCATCTGTGCCGTTCCACCAGGTGATTCATATAACTTTATTCTTAACTTGGTGTCTTATCCTTTGAATGTGATCAACACTTTATTAGGTGCTGGGTTGGTATGGATCTATATCAGAAAATACCAGGGCAAATACGAATGGAACCCAAAGATTAAAGCAACTTTCCCAGTGGCAGtgtttttcttcttatCTTCATTATATCTTGTTGCTGCTCCCTATATTCCTCCATCAGAAGGTCAATCCGTTTATGAAAAACTCCCGTACTGGTTACATGCTGTTGTCACTTGGGGTGTTTTTGGACTCGGTGGAATTTACTGGGTCATCTGGACTCAATTATTGCCACGTTTTGGCGGTTACaaattggttgaaaaagaagttcTTGGTGAAGATGGATTCTGgagaaataaaatatataaagtTTCAAAAGATAGTACCGAGGAGGAAATACAGCAGCAAGTTGAAGCTGCAGTTGAAGCTGAAGGAAATAAACttaagtaa
- a CDS encoding uncharacterized protein (Protein of unknown function; Spider biofilm induced), with protein sequence MTLLTAERLVRLAYKYPSLSNTWYLIATACLTVINQPDEIPKLYHFALRQQLLQDPKSSSSSTSLLTDKHLIQLAKDSIDSAKKYQDLTAVGINLPDVLIPSTYYQDLPLDFKFSKNEDIFHFQDKLTARFREVILKSIALVGLPKVINSLMVLKTVTPTNLKAGNIPERPCIVNPGHIPSASILSEDVNGTRFDDTKENLVSVDTIDGPISQSSINTKQIQSDLIRGSNFWNSVYRNKINTRIKNQMFTAYPDLWYFAYHHVYSPLLSFTDIISAKETSMCVVACLIPQDVNPQLKGHLKGALNNGGTKEELNDVRSLVFDLCDWKGGITWKGGKEGVAKL encoded by the coding sequence ATGACATTATTAACTGCGGAAAGATTGGTTAGATTGGCTTACAAATATCCAAGTTTATCTAACACCTGGTACTTAATTGCCACTGCTTGTTTAACAGTCATAAATCAACCTGATGAAATCCCCAAATTGTATCATTTTGCCTTGCGTCAACAGTTATTACAAGACCCTAAGTCGTCATCTTCTTCCACCTCGTTATTAACTGATAAACATTTGATTCAACTAGCCAAAGATTCAATTGACTCggcaaaaaaatatcaagaTTTGACTGCTGTGGGGATAAATTTACCTGATGTTTTAATTCCCAGCACGTATTATCAAGATTTACCATtagatttcaaattttcgaaaaatgaagatattttccattttcaaGATAAATTGACCGCTAGATTCAGAGAAgtgattttgaaaagtaTTGCATTAGTTGGATTACCCAAAgtaatcaattctttaatgGTTTTAAAAACTGTCACTCCTACAAATTTGAAAGCAGGAAATATTCCTGAACGTCCTTGTATTGTTAATCCTGGTCATATTCCTTCTGCTTCTATTTTAAGTGAAGATGTAAATGGAACAAGATTTGACGATACCAAAGAAAACTTGGTATCAGTAGACACTATTGATGGACCAATATCTCAATCCTCCATCAATACTAAACAAATTCAATCTGATTTAATTCGTGGATCTAATTTTTGGAATTCAGTTTATCGAAACAAAATTAACACCAGGATTAAAAACCAAATGTTTACTGCTTATCCTGATTTATGGTATTTTGCATATCATCATGTTTATTCACCATTATTGAGTTTTACCGATATTATCAGTGCTAAAGAAACTTCAATGTGTGTTGTTGCTTGCTTGATTCCACAGGATGTCAATCCACAATTAAAAGGACATTTGAAAGGGGCATTGAACAATGGAGGTACCAAGgaagaattaaatgatgTTAGATCATTAGTGTTTGATCTTTGTGATTGGAAAGGAGGGATTACTTGGAAGGGTGGTAAAGAAGGTGTTGCAAAATTATAA
- a CDS encoding uncharacterized protein (Ortholog(s) have mRNA binding activity, role in DNA recombination, nuclear-transcribed mRNA catabolic process, 3'-5' exonucleolytic nonsense-mediated decay, protein ubiquitination and cytoplasm, nucleolus, polysome localization), with amino-acid sequence MASITPRRSGPAPGILSKSPSLSSTTTGTPTTTTTTSSSTSVPIISPNNKFVIRLLPPSLTESEFLNQLATYYPYHASKICQFYYIQGHYPKTNFEVPIYSRAYVNFSNQHDSLEFLNFLKEKPFENEFDSIIPVIEKALFHKMVDTSANTSQKTLKESKKNLKRDDLVNNEIYKKFLMFINNEIDQFDLIKINKSTKKKESSKAVSSTSKSSKERKKLKAKKSSKEKATTVSREKSKEKDKSKEKTKDKGKEKPEKSKNGEDVSKDKSVNKDTKGQEDVKLSKKSNGSKSTDEGTKEIKKRPRRSKKPKDTSEKTKKQTESKSGTTSDEKTEVAKPSKATKSKANKPTSKSSKPESKDEQSSSTPPKKQSRKPKSQPKDSQQTTKVESQQLGLKPIKLLKRPESKE; translated from the coding sequence ATGGCATCTATAACACCAAGAAGGTCAGGCCCTGCTCCTGGAATACTATCGAAATCCCCATCTTTGTCGTCAACGACAACAGGAACTccaacaactacaacaacaacttcatCTTCCACTTCAGTTCCTATAATTTCTCCAAATAACAAATTTGTCATTCGATTATTACCTCCATCATTAACTGAATCTGAATTTCTAAACCAATTAGCAACATATTATCCTTATCATGCTAGTAAGATTTGTCAATTCTATTATATTCAAGGACATTATCCAAAAACTAATTTTGAAGTCCCCATTTATTCTCGAGCTTATGTTAATTTTTCCAATCAACATGATAGTTtagaatttttgaattttttaaaagagAAACCATTTGAAAAcgaatttgattcaataattcCTGTGATTGAAAAGGCTTTATTTCATAAAATGGTCGATACTAGTGCCAACACATCACAAAAGACACTAAAAGAATcgaaaaagaatttgaaacgAGATGATTTAGtgaataatgaaatttataagaaatttttgatgtttatcaacaatgaaattgatcaatttgatttaattaaaatcaacaagagtactaaaaagaaagaatctAGTAAAGCTGTTAGTAGTACTTCAAAATCATCTAAGgagagaaagaaattgaaagcCAAGAAGTCGtccaaagaaaaagcaaCGACAGTGTCAAGGGAGAAGAGTAAGGAGAAAGATAAATCTAAGGAAAAGACTAAAGACAAGGGCAAAGAAAAGCCTgaaaaactgaaaaatgGAGAAGACGTATCAAAGGATAAACTGGTAAATAAGGATACAAAAGGACAGGAAGATGTGAAGTTAAGCAAGAAACTGAATGGAAGTAAGCTGACAGATGAAGGTACtaaagaaataaagaaacGACCAAGAAGATCTAAGAAGCCGAAAGATACATCCgaaaagacaaagaaacaAACAGAATCTAAGAGTGGTACGACTTCTGATGAGAAAACTGAGGTTGCAAAACCACTGAAGgcaacaaaatcaaaagcTAATAAACCTACATCTAAAAGCAGTAAACCTGAATCAAAAGATGAACAACTGAGCAGCACTCCCCCAAAAAAGCAATCCagaaaaccaaaatctCAACCTAAAGACAGTCAGCAAACAACTAAAGTTGAATCTCAACAACTAGGTTTAAAGCCTATAAAATTGTTAAAGCGACCAGAGTCGAAAGAGTAA
- a CDS encoding mitochondrial 54S ribosomal protein mL43 (Ortholog(s) have structural constituent of ribosome activity and mitochondrial large ribosomal subunit localization), with protein sequence MPIKAIPKVSIARNGIGAFVNPCHRITVQYCNWGGSSTHLRELLTNGGLNNYAKSKPDIFFEIKQLRGHPKLIFHYNNNVTKEVEIKNIKQNEIIKTLTEYSQRSGNELFKFNHKVKSINDSVRGIWSPLQVPKGYRHKI encoded by the coding sequence atgCCAATCAAAGCCATACCTAAAGTTTCCATAGCCAGAAATGGGATAGGAGCATTTGTGAATCCGTGTCATAGAATAACAGTACAGTATTGTAACTGGGGAGGATCATCTACTCATCTTCGTGAATTATTAACCAATGGAGGATTGAATAATTATGCTAAATCCAAACCAGACATCTTTTTTGAGATTAAACAATTACGTGGTCATcctaaattgattttccaTTATAACAATAACGTTACTAAAGAGGTGGAGATAAAgaatattaaacaaaatgaGATTATCAAAACTCTTACTGAATACAGTCAACGATCAGGTAAtgaattgttcaaatttaatcataaagtcaaatcaatcaatgattCTGTTAGGGGTATTTGGTCACCATTACAAGTTCCAAAAGGTTATAGACATAAAATCTAA